In Paroedura picta isolate Pp20150507F chromosome 1, Ppicta_v3.0, whole genome shotgun sequence, the following are encoded in one genomic region:
- the SLC30A1 gene encoding proton-coupled zinc antiporter SLC30A1 → MGVEAPGEPPAAGRRRHGCRRVRLLCMLALTFLFFVVEVVVSRLTASLAMLSDSFHMLSDVMALVVALVAVRFAQRTRATKKNTFGWVRAEVMGALVNAVFLTALCFTILLEAIERFTEPHEIQQPLVVIGVGAAGLLVNLLGLCLFHQHGAGHGHSHGGGGGSRRGKVETGAGDLKEETNTLVGNCSSPNGLSLEKLGDMAKDSQVELHPNGSISHRSLDMDVEVDDSAQLNMRGVFLHVLGDALGSVIVVVNALVFYAYWSPCPKDEPCFNPCIHDHCSENNTQGSGRMNINVTDLVSIHEAGPCWVLYLDPALCLIMVCILLYTTYPLLKESALILLQTVPKQIDIRSLNEKLRKLDGVEAVHELHVWQLAGSRIIGTAHIKCQDPESYMKVAKQIKEIFHDEGIHATTVQPEFAIVGSEVGVGKCELPCRTQCALKQCCGASEKPAQKKTEKSPAISISCSEIVIDSPHHKTRRTKSECIPSVKLEEDSDPNKQFESSL, encoded by the exons ATGGGCGTGGAGGCGCCGGGGGAGCCGCCGGCTGCGGGCCGCCGTCGCCACGGGTGCCGGCGGGTGCGCCTGCTGTGCATGCTGGCGCTGACCTTCCTGTTCTtcgtggtggaggtggtggtgagcCGGCTGACGGCCTCGCTGGCCATGCTCTCCGACTCCTTCCACATGCTGTCGGACGTGATGGCGCTGGTGGTGGCCCTGGTGGCCGTGCGCTTCGCCCAGCGCACCCGCGCCACCAAGAAGAACACGTTCGGCTGGGTGCGGGCCGAGGTGATGGGCGCGCTGGTCAACGCCGTCTTCCTCACCGCGCTCTGCTTCACCATCCTCCTGGAGGCCATCGAGCGCTTCACCGAGCCCCACGAGATCCAGCAGCCCTTGGTGGTCATCGGGGTCGGCGCCGCGGGGCTGCTGGTCAACCTCCTGGGGCTCTGCCTCTTCCACCAGCACGGCGCTGGCCACGGACACTcgcacggaggaggaggagggagccgcCGGGGCAAGGTGGAGACCGGGGCCGGAGACCTCAAGGAGGAGACCAACACGCTGGTGGGGAACTGCAGCAGCCCCAATgggctcagcctggagaaactaG GTGATATGGCAAAAGACAGTCAAGTGGAACTTCACCCAAACGGGAGTATTAGTCATCGCTCTTTAGATATGGATGTTGAAGTAGACGACAGTGCCCAGCTCAACATGCGCGGAGTATTTCTGCATGTTCTTGGAGATGCCTTGGGATCTGTTATAGTTGTGGTGAATGCCTTAGTATTTTACGCTTACTGGAGTCCATGTCCCAAGGATGAGCCTTGTTTCAACCCATGTATTCATGACCATTGCTCAGAAAACAATACTCAGGGTTCAGGCAGAATGAATATAAATGTAACTGATTTAGTGAGCATTCATGAAGCTGGGCCCTGCTGGGTTCTATATTTGGATCCCGCATTGTGTCTGATAATGGTTTGCATTCTGCTTTATACAACATATCCATTGCTTAAAGAATCAGCCCTTATCCTTTTGCAAACTGTTCCAAAGCAAATTGATATTCGCTCTTTAAATGAGAAGCTCCGCAAACTTGATGGAGTTGAAGCTGTGCATGAATTACATGTTTGGCAACTGGCTGGAAGCAGGATCATTGGCACTGCTCATATCAAATGTCAGGATCCAGAATCGTACATGAAAGTAGCAAAGCAAATTAAAGAGATCTTTCATGATGAAGGGATACATGCGACAACTGTTCAGCCTGAATTTGCCATTGTCGGCTCTGAAGTGGGTGTAGGCAAATGTGAACTTCCCTGCAGAACCCAGTGTGCTCTGAAGCAATGTTGTGGGGCTTCAGAAAAACCTGCTCAAAAGAAGACAGAAAAATCTCCTGCTATTAGTATTTCTTGCTCTGAAATAGTCATTGACTCTCCACACCACAAAACCCGGAGGACTAAATCTGAGTGTATACCTTCTGTAAAGTTAGAGGAGGATTCTGACCCTAACAAACAATTTGAatcatctttgtaa